A part of Larkinella insperata genomic DNA contains:
- a CDS encoding OmpA family protein: protein MKQWFLIVWFLGFGVLQSARAQKIVQRDYDPPQRNVKGGGKVVKVEYTNHKMIVFFVAEDRDYAQRATIYGPGHPNCWRLFDTKSQQEYALLYIKNIKADGELVGSILDDPSGVRLRDVRSITCEAHFERPGKNVLSVDMIEQDVERYEGRVDPRNPLGGVSSQWPYNVYDLRVMVYRDDLKNSKPPVRKAPVKPAPKPTPAPAKKPLPKVVTPPDSVIAQIPRRESPKPAPAGKVENFGSNVEAGRTYRLNNLLFKQSAYVIEPKSYPELDSLVALMNRNPGMEIELAGHTDNVGDPRLNVALAQKRVDAVKSYLVNKGIQSARIQTKAYGGSKPIADNSREETRRLNRRVEVTILK, encoded by the coding sequence ATGAAACAATGGTTTCTGATTGTATGGTTTTTGGGTTTTGGTGTACTACAGTCGGCCCGGGCGCAGAAGATTGTCCAGCGCGACTATGACCCACCCCAGCGGAATGTAAAAGGGGGCGGAAAAGTGGTAAAGGTGGAATACACCAACCACAAGATGATTGTATTTTTCGTCGCGGAAGACCGGGACTACGCTCAGCGAGCTACGATTTACGGTCCGGGGCACCCCAATTGCTGGCGTTTGTTCGACACGAAAAGCCAGCAGGAGTATGCCCTGTTGTACATCAAAAATATCAAGGCGGACGGGGAACTGGTGGGAAGCATACTGGATGATCCGAGCGGTGTTCGTCTGCGCGACGTAAGGAGCATTACGTGTGAGGCTCACTTTGAGCGGCCGGGTAAAAACGTGCTTTCCGTTGATATGATTGAGCAGGACGTTGAGCGGTATGAAGGGCGGGTGGATCCCCGGAATCCGTTGGGGGGAGTCAGCTCGCAGTGGCCGTACAACGTATACGATCTGCGGGTAATGGTCTACCGGGATGACTTGAAAAATTCCAAACCGCCCGTTCGGAAGGCACCAGTCAAACCGGCTCCAAAACCCACGCCTGCGCCCGCAAAGAAACCGTTGCCCAAAGTAGTAACGCCACCGGACTCGGTGATCGCTCAGATACCGCGCAGAGAGTCGCCCAAACCAGCCCCGGCGGGAAAGGTGGAAAACTTTGGATCGAACGTGGAAGCGGGCCGGACCTACCGGTTGAATAACCTGCTGTTTAAGCAGTCGGCTTACGTAATTGAGCCCAAATCGTACCCGGAACTCGATTCGCTGGTGGCCCTTATGAACCGGAATCCGGGCATGGAAATCGAACTGGCGGGCCATACGGACAATGTTGGCGACCCCAGACTAAACGTGGCGCTGGCCCAAAAACGGGTTGATGCCGTTAAAAGCTATCTGGTAAACAAAGGCATCCAGTCGGCGCGAATCCAGACCAAAGCGTACGGGGGCAGCAAACCGATTGCCGATAATTCACGCGAG